The genome window TCGATTGATTACAAAAAAGGGCACTTGGATCAACACTCCGACGACAGAGCGACAATGTCGCCAACAACGACAACCGACGCCTCAGCGGCTGCCTCCTTGGTGCGCTCGGTTGTCTTGCGCACGCTGACCGAGATAATGGTATCGGAGTTACGATGTCGCgcctgatgctgatgatgatacTCCTGCCACTCTTTGAAGTGCATCTTCTTGCGGTGCGCATGCATGTTGGCATTCGAATTGAAGGTCTTTGGGCAGTGCGGACAGGTATACAGAACTTCGCCTGTATGCGTCGTCATATGCTcctaaaacaacaaaaaattgtttatacaaCTCTGAGTCACTCATCAAACTCTTCTATACTTACACGCAACTCATTGGGCCGCTTAAAGGCTTTCTCGCACATGGGGCATTGATGCGAACGTGCCgtgttgtgtgtgtacttGATGTGATGCTGATGCGCCTGCAAACTGGGTGAAACTTTTAGGCAGTACTCGCATTGTATGGGCTGCAGATTCTCCGCTGTGTGCATCATTTTTATATGCCGTGCTAGCCCGTATTTGGTGGTCAGCGTTGATTCGCAGAGATCACACTTGATGACCTTTTGCGGCACACCCGTGTGCTCCTCCATGTGACGCACGAGAGCCTCACGACCTCGTACCGACTTGCCGCACACATCGCAAATCTTGTCAAACTTGCGCAAATGCACCAGCTTCACATGCTGCTGCATCAGATATTCATTGGGGAAgctatcaaaaaaataaattatatatgaatacattttaatttagcttAACATCTTCAGACTTACGTCTTGCTGCAGCTGGTGCAGTTAACCAGCCACTGCTCCTTGGGAATGTGTGTCAGCTTGTGGCGTTCGCAGACCACTGCGCTGTAGAATTTCTTTGAGCATTGCTCGCACTGATAGAGACGTCCACGCTGTTTGATCTCATGCATGCGCATGTGCAGCTCCAGGCTGCGTCGATGGCCCATCACACGCTGGCAAATGTGACACTTGAAAAGTTCGGGGTCCTGATGCCGACGCAGATGATCCACAAGCACGCCGCGCTTCCAGAACTTGCGATTGCAGCACAACGCATAGCCACGCTGATTGTGTTCCTTGCGTGTGTGAACTAAGAGCTCAGTGAAGTCCTCCATGGCACCATTGCAGATTGGACAGATGACTTTGTAGTGATCGCGTATATAGTCATTGAATTCTTTCGATTTGGCCATGTTGTGCACACTGTCGCTAGGCAGCTTTTTCGGTTGTTTAATCACCTTCAGTTTCTTGGCACAGCGTCGTTTCTTCGTCTTTGTCTTCCGTactgttttcgttttcggttTGGGCTTGACGGCCACCTCCAGAGTTTCGCTCTCGCCGCCCACACTCTGCTGCAGATAGTCTGACATGGTGTGCtcctcctcatcatcatcttgaTCTTGCTCCTCTAGCACATCGGCTATGCTTAAATCCGCCTCGGGAAActcaattttgatttca of Drosophila nasuta strain 15112-1781.00 chromosome 3, ASM2355853v1, whole genome shotgun sequence contains these proteins:
- the LOC132793250 gene encoding transcription factor grauzone, producing the protein MCYLCTQCTDDAIGNIQFGSTEAQILQMNEIIEKHFWLQTKDASGHVCGACWDQLFAFHNFYESVEQAHKQLAANVAKESENTTNTAALLLPRDVIKQETVPPESVAAAVKRRRGRPRKQLPPEEATCIDSSEFKAVLEQINLNEIKIEFPEADLSIADVLEEQDQDDDEEEHTMSDYLQQSVGGESETLEVAVKPKPKTKTVRKTKTKKRRCAKKLKVIKQPKKLPSDSVHNMAKSKEFNDYIRDHYKVICPICNGAMEDFTELLVHTRKEHNQRGYALCCNRKFWKRGVLVDHLRRHQDPELFKCHICQRVMGHRRSLELHMRMHEIKQRGRLYQCEQCSKKFYSAVVCERHKLTHIPKEQWLVNCTSCSKTFPNEYLMQQHVKLVHLRKFDKICDVCGKSVRGREALVRHMEEHTGVPQKVIKCDLCESTLTTKYGLARHIKMMHTAENLQPIQCEYCLKVSPSLQAHQHHIKYTHNTARSHQCPMCEKAFKRPNELREHMTTHTGEVLYTCPHCPKTFNSNANMHAHRKKMHFKEWQEYHHQHQARHRNSDTIISVSVRKTTERTKEAAAEASVVVVGDIVALSSEC